The proteins below come from a single Euleptes europaea isolate rEulEur1 chromosome 5, rEulEur1.hap1, whole genome shotgun sequence genomic window:
- the LOC130477530 gene encoding cytochrome P450 26A1 produces MGLVALLAGAACTLLLPPLLCLAALKLWELYCARGRDAACPLPLPPGTMGLPFFGETLQLVLQRRKFLQLKRQKYGFIYKTHLFGRPTVRVMGAENVRHILLGEHRLVAVQWPASVRTILGSGCLSNLHDGLHKRRKKVIMRAFSREALQHYIPAIQEEVSTCLKQWLAGSDEGEGCLLVYLEVKRLMFRIAMRILLGFRPNQAGPDSEQHLVEAFEEMIRNLFSLPIDVPFSGLYKGLRARNVIHAKIEENIRAKLAQKEPADGYKDALQLLMEHTQSNGEQLNMQELKESATELLFGGHETTASAATSLITFLGLHPHVLQKVREELQEKGLLGNVSQDKHLEMEVLEQLKYTGCVIKETLRLSPPVPGGFRVALKTFELNGYQIPKGWNVIYSICDTHDVAELFTNKDEFNPDRFMSPFPEDASRFSFIPFGGGLRSCVGKEFAKILLKIFTVELARNCNWQLLNGPPTMKTGPIVYPVDNLPTKFTRFSGQV; encoded by the exons ATGGGCTTGGTGGCTTTGCTGGCCGGCGCCGCCTGCACCCTCCTGCTGCCGCCGCTCCTCTGCCTGGCCGCCCTCAAGCTGTGGGAGCTCTACTGCGCGCGCGGCCGGGACGCCGCCtgccccctgcccctgccccccgGCACCATGGGGCTGCCCTTCTTCGGGGAGACGCTGCAGCTGGTCTTGCAG CGGCGCAAGTTCCTGCAGCTGAAGCGGCAGAAGTACGGCTTCATCTACAAGACGCACCTCTTCGGGCGGCCCACGGTGCGCGTGATGGGGGCGGAGAACGTGCGCCACATCCTGCTGGGCGAGCACCGGCTGGTGGCCGTCCAGTGGCCCGCCTCGGTGCGCACCATCCTGGGCTCCGGCTGCCTCTCCAACCTCCACGACGGGCTGCACAAGCGCCGCAAGAAG GTCATCATGCGGGCTTTCTCCCGAGAAGCCCTGCAGCACTACATCCCGGCCATCCAGGAGGAGGTGAGCACTTGCCTCAAGCAGTGGCTAGCCGGCAGTGATGAGGGCGAGGGATGCCTGCTGGTCTACCTGGAGGTGAAACGCCTCATGTTCCGCATTGCCATGCGCATCCTTCTGGGTTTCCGGCCCAACCAGGCCGGGCCTGACAGCGAGCAGCACTTGGTGGAAGCCTTCGAGGAGATGATCCGCAACCTCTTCTCGCTGCCCATCGACGTGCCTTTCAGCGGCCTCTACAAG GGCTTGAGGGCGCGGAACGTCATTCACGCCAAAATCGAGGAGAATATCCGGGCCAAGCTGGCCCAGAAGGAGCCCGCTGACGGCTACAAGGACGCACTGCAGCTGCTGATGGAGCACACGCAGAGCAACGGGGAGCAGCTCAACATGCAG GAGCTCAAAGAATCTGCCACGGAGCTGCTCTTTGGAGGGCATGAAACCACTGCCAGTGCGGCCACATCGCTGATCACCTTCTTAGGCCTTCACCCTCATGTCCTGCAGAAAGTCAGAGAGGAGCTGCAAGAGAAG GGTTTGCTGGGCAATGTAAGCCAAGATAAGCATTTGGAAATGGAAGTCTTGGAACAGCTGAAGTACACAGGTTGTGTCATCAAAGAGACTCTCCGTCTGAGCCCACCTGTTCCAGGAGGATTCCGAGTGGCACTCAAGACTTTTGAGCTAAAC GGATACCAGATTCCTAAAGGGTGGAATGTTATCTACAGTATCTGTGATACTCATGATGTTGCCGAGCTCTTCACCAACAAAGACGAATTCAACCCTGACCGGTTTATGTCCCCTTTCCCGGAGGATGCCTCCCGATTCAGTTTCATCCCTTTTGGGGGTGGCTTGAGGAGCTGCGTGGGCAAAGAGTTTGCAAAAATCCTCCTCAAAATCTTCACGGTAGAGCTGGCCCGGAACTGTAACTGGCAACTTTTGAATGGACCCCCCACAATGAAGACAGGCCCTATTGTGTACCCAGTGGACAATCTGCCGACAAAATTCACAAGATTCAGTGGTCAAGTCTAA